In Gammaproteobacteria bacterium, the genomic window CCCGAATCCCGATCCCCGAATCCCGATTGCTGAATCCCCGGGCCGAACCTCGCTATACTGGCGGCAACTTTATCCGTCATACAGCGCCTGACGATGACCCGCTACACCAGTACCCCCGAATTCCGCCACGACAGCCAGGAATCCCTCGGCATTCTGATCACCAACCTCGGCACGCCCGACGCGCCGACGCCTGCGGCGCTGCGGCGCTATCTGGCCGAATTCCTCTGGGACCCGCGCGTGGTGGAGATGCCGCGGCCGCTGTGGTGGCTGATCCTGCACGGTGTCATCCTCCGTATTCGTCCGCGGCGCGCCGCGCGCGCCTACGCCTCGGTCTGGACCGATGCCGGCTCGCCACTGCTGGCGATCTCACGCCGCCAGGCCGTGGCCCTGCAAACGGCACTCAGCGAACAGCTGCCGGGGCCGGTGAAAGTGGTGCTGGGCATGCGCTACGGCACCCCGTCCATCGCCACCGCATTGGAGGAGCTGCGTACCGCCGGTGTACGCCGCCTGTTGGTGTTGCCGCTGTATCCACAGTATTCGGCGACGACCGGCGCCTCGACCTTCGATGCCGTCACCGCTGTGCTGAGAGGCTGGCGCCGGCTGCCGGAGCTGCGCCTCATCACCCGCTATCATGATCACCCGGCCTACCTCGACGCGGTGGCCGATAGCGTCCGCGTACACCGTGCCGAACACCCCGGACCGGCGAAGCTGCTGTTCTCGTTCCACGGCCTACCCAGGCGTTATCTGCAGGCCGGCGACCCCTATCACTGCGAATGCCACGCAACCGCACGCCTGATCGCCGAACGCCTGGGGCTGCAACAGGACGACTGGCAGCTGGCCTTCCAGTCGCGTTTCGGTCGCGAGGAATGGCTCAAGCCCTATACCGACCATACCCTCAAGGCCTGGGGCAAGGCCGGCGTCGAGCGCGTGCAGGTCGTCTGCCCCGGCTTCTCTGCCGACTGCCTGGAGACACTCGAGGAAATCGCCGAACAGAACCGTGACTTCTTCCTGCACGCCGGCGGTAAGCGCTTCGAGTACATCCCGGCGCTCAACGACAGTCCAGCGCACATCGCTGCCCTGGCACGCATCGTCCGCGAACAAGTGTGCGGCTGGCCAGAGAGCGGCGACTGGGATCAGAACGCGGACACACAGCGCCGCGAGGAACGCCTGCGTCGTGCACTGGCATTGGGCGCAGAATACTGATCAAAATCTTCCATCGTCACGGAAAACACGGACAAGGAAGCTGTTGTCACAAAAAGCCGACAAATCGTATCGAGGCAATGCGACGCAACGCTCCATTCTGCGTGTTTTACCTGCGCGTCGCCCGGGTTTTCCGTGGCTAGGCTTTTACTGCCCCCGGATGTCATCCGCTGTGTGATGCATCATGACGGCCCCTTCCGCACCCCCTATCCGCATCGGCATCAGCAGCTGTCTGCTCGGGGAGCAGGTGCGCTACGATGGTAATCACAAGCACGATCATTATCTGAGTGGCACCTTTGGCCAGGTGTTCGAATTCGTGCCGGTGTGCCCCGAAGTCGGCATCGGCCTGGGTGTGCCGCGGCCGGCCATCCAGCTCGTCGGCCCGCCCGATGCACCCCGTCTGGTGGGTGTGGAGGTCACGGACCTGGACGTCACAGAACGGATGATCACCTATGGGCAGCGCATGGGGCACAGGCTCGGTGATCTCAGCGGCTACATCCTGAAGAGCAGATCACCATCCTGCGGCATGGAGCGCGTGCAGCTCTACGCCAGCCCCGATCGCAAAGGGGGTCGTGGCAGCAGACAGGGCATCGGACTGTATGCCCGTGAGATCATGCGTGCCCACCCGTTGCTCCCGGTCGAAGAGGAGGGGCGTCTCGGCGACCCCCTGCTGCGCGACAATTTCCTGGAACGCGTGTTCACCTATCATCGCTGGCAGCGACTCAACGCACAGCGGCTCACACCCAAGGCACTGGTCGGGTTCCACACCCGCCACAAGCTCGCCCTCATGGCACACGGCACGGAGCCCTACCGTGCGCTGGGACGTCTGATCGCCGAGGCCGGCAGGCGCCCGCTGCGCCCACTGGCAGACGAATATGTCTCCGGACTGATGCAGGCTCTGCGTCAGCGCGCGACGGTGCGGCGCCACACCAATGTGCTTATGCATATCATGGGTTACCTCAAACGGCAGCTCGACCGCGAGGACAAGCAGGAACTGTTGGAGCTGATCGAGGGCTATCGGCAGGGCCGCATCCCGCGTATCGTGCCGATCACGCTGTTCAAGCATCACTTCCGCACGCATCCCAACGACTATATCGCCGGACAGACGTATATGAATCCCGACCCGTTGGAACTGCAGCTACGCGGGTTTCATTGATCGCCACGAAATCCATGGGACAAACCGAATGAATTCCATGTGGAATGCCCCGAACACCATCGAAGTATGTCGCCCCCCAGAACAGCCGGGCGGGACTTCGTCTAAGAAACCGTGGGATACCAATGGTAGCGTGTCCACCCGGTGTATACAGTGATAACCGCGATACAGGGACCATGATGATACGCAGTACGCTTACCTGGCTTATCGCCATGCTGATCATGGCGACCGCCGTCGTCCACGCGGAACCGCACATCATCCTGCCCAAACACCGCATCGAGGCGCATGAGCTCGCTATCATCGTCAATGAGGCCGACCCGCTCAGCCGGAGGATCGGCGCCTACTATCAGCAACGTCGCGGCATCCCGGAGGCGAACCTCATCCGTGTTCGCTTCGACCCGCACCGCAAACAGATGTCGCCGGCGGAATTCGCCGCCATCAAGCAGGCAGTCGACGCGGCGACGCCCGCGCAGGTCCAGGCCTATGCGCTGACCTGGGTGACACCCTGGCGGGTTGGCTGCATGTCCATCACCTCGGCCTTCACCTTCGGCTTCGATAAGGCCTGGTGTTCAAGCCAGCGTTGTGCCGCGACGCGGGTCTCGCCATATTTCGACAGCGGCAGCGCCGCTCCCTTCGACGACCTGGGGATCCGCCCCACGATCGTACTGGCGGCCATCGATTTTGCCGCCGCCCGGGCGCTCATCGACCGCGGGATCAGTGCCGATGGCAGCCGCCCGGACGGTACGGCCTACCTGCTCAGCACCAGTGACCGGGCGCGCAATGTGCGCCATGGTATCTATGCGGAGATCGTGCGCCGCTTCTCGCCCCTGCTCAGGATCGAGGTGCTGGAAGCTGACACCCTGCGCGGGCGCGACGACGTACTGTTCTATTTCACCGGCCTCACACAGGTCGAGAATCTCGATACGTTACACTTTGTCCCTGGGGCGATCGCCGATCACCTCACTTCTGCCGGCGGTGTACTCATCGGCGGCCGGCAGATGAGCGCGCTGCGCTGGCTGGAGGCCGGTGCCACCGGTAGCTACGGCACGGTGGTCGAGCCCTGCAATCTCCCCGGCAAGTTCCCCAACCCCGGGCTGGTCATGCAACATTATCTGCGCGGCGCGACCCTCATCGAGGCCTATTGGAAGAGCGTGCAGATGCCCGGCGAAGGCCTGTTCATCGGCGAACCGCTGGCAGCGCCCTTCGACTTCCTGGAAATCACCCGCCGTGACGGCGCGCTGGTCGTGGAGACCTGGTCTCTGGCACCGGGGCTGTATCGCCTGGAGGCCGCGCCCACGGTAGTCGGCCCCTATCGACCGGTCGCACGCGTGCCGATCGGTTTTCCCGTCCCGCCGCTGCGGTTGCCGGATAGCGGCAGCGGTGTGCTGCGCCTGGTGCCCACCAGGCCTGCCGACTGAGACACAGCCGCCGCCCTTGGCCGCGGGGCATGCGTGTTAGAATGCCATTGCGTATCGCCCAACGACCCTGTACCGGAAACGCCCTTCATGTTCGACGCAGCCTGGATCGGTATCGCCTTTCTGCTCGGCATGGGGGCACGCCTCGTCGGCCTGCCACCCCTCGTCGGTTATCTCGCCACGGGTTTCGTGCTGTTCGGCCTGGGCATGGACGCCGGCGGCACGCTGGACCACATCGCCCAGATCGGCATCACCCTGCTGCTGTTCACCATCGGCCTCAAGCTGCAGCTCGGTACCCTGCTGCGGCCACAGGTCTGGGCGGTCACGTCAATCCACATGGCGCTGATCAGCCTGCTGCTGCCGGCAATATTGCTGGGCGCGGGTGCTGCCGGCCTGGCGTTCGCAGCCGAACTGCAACCCACAACAGCGCTTTTGCTCGGCTTCGCACTCAGTTTCTCCAGTACGGTCTTCGCGGTGAAGGTGCTGGAGGACAAGGGCGAACTCTCGTCCATCTACGGCAGTACCGCCATCGGCATACTCATCATGCAGGACATCGCGGCGGTCATCTTTCTCGCCGCCTCGACCGGCAAGATACCCAATGCCTGGGCACTGCTGCTGCTACCGGGTCTGGTGCCACTGCGCTGGCTGCTCCAGCGCATCATGGACCGTGCCGGCCACGGCGAACTGCTCATCCTGTTTGGACTGGCGGTCGCGCTCGGTGGTGCGCAGCTCTTCGACCTGGCCGGCATCAAAGGTGACCTCGGTGCCCTGATCCTCGGCGTACTGCTGGCCTCGCACCGCAGCGCTGGGGAACTGTTCAAGGCATTGGTTGGGCTCAAGGATGTATTCCTCGTGGGCTTCTTTCTGAGCATCGGCCTGAAGGGCACGCCGGGAATGGACGCGCTGCTGGTTGCAGTACTGCTGGTGGTCCTCCTGCCGCTGAAGAGTGCGCTGTATTTCTGGCTGCTGGCCAAGTGGCGTATGCGTGCACGCACGGCCTTCCTGGCATCGCTCAACCTGTCGAACTACAGCGAGTTCGGCCTGATCGTGGCGGCCATCGGTGCGGCCAACGGCTGGCTGGCGGACCAGTGGCTGACCACCCTGGCCATCGCCCTGGCGCTGTCCTTCGTGGCGGCCTCGCCACTCAACACCCTGGCCCACCACATGTATATGCGGTCACGCCGCTGGCTGGTACGTTTCCAACACCCACAGCGGCTGTCGGAGGAGGAAGAGATCGACCCGGGCGATGCCACTGTGCTGATCTTCGGTATGGGCCGTGTCGGCACCGGCGCCCACGACGCCCTGAGCGAGCAAGTCGGGGAAAAGGTGGTCGGCATCGACCACTCACCGGAAATCGTGGCGCGCCAGCGCGCCGCCGGCCGCAATGTAATCCAGGCGAGCGCCACCGACCCCGACTTCTGGGCGCGGCTCAAGCTTGACCACGGCACCATCCGCCTGGTGATGCTGGCCCTGCCACAGAATCAGGAAAATGTAGTCGGTGCGCGGCAGCTGAAGAATTTCGGCTATTCGGGCCGTATCGCTGCCATTGCCAAATATGAGGACGACAGCGAGCGCCTGCGCGCAGCCGGTGTGGACAGCGTCTTCAACCTCTACGCCGAGGCCGGCAGCGGCTTTGCGGAAGACGCCTATCGGGGCGTGCAGGCGGCGCGGCCGGAGAGCGCTTGATATCTGTCGACACTCACCCCGTCGGCACGGCATCGACTGGTAAACGCCACCGCACCGCCTTATCCTCTGGTTCCACTTTCAGAACCTGGAGTAACCATGACGCATAGACCGCACAGACCCGGACTCCGTCCCCTGCTCGCTGCGAGCCTGCTGCTGTGTGTGGCCGCGCCGCCCTGCCTGGCCGCGCCGCCCGGCACCGCCCCCCTGGGCCTGTCGCAGGGCACGCAGGAACTGCTGCAGGCCGAGATGCGGGGGTTGGAGGCAGGCATGCAGCTGCTCGTGCCGGCCATCGCCCAAGGCGACTGGAAGACCATCGCCGACACCGGTAAACGCATTCACGCCAGCTACATCATGGCGCAGTCACTGACCGACGCCCAGCGGCACGAACTCGAAGACAAGCTGCCCGAGCATTTCATCATTCTGGATACGCAGTTCCACCACGAGGCCGAAGGCCTGGTGCAGGCCGCCGAGCAGCGTGACGCCGGGCTCGCGGCACTGCGCTTCTACCGGCTGCTGGACGGTTGCGTGAGCTGCCATACGAGCTTCGCTGCCGACCGCTTCGAGGGCCTGAGTCCTGCGCACGGTCCGGCGGCGCATACGCACTGATAGCGCACACTTCAGAGCGGTACGCTGGCAGGCCAACAGGGATAGCGTTTACTGAAGCCGATATTTTATGAGGTAGTCACGGGGTGGCACGGGGAAATATCTCTGGTAAAT contains:
- the hemH gene encoding ferrochelatase — translated: MTRYTSTPEFRHDSQESLGILITNLGTPDAPTPAALRRYLAEFLWDPRVVEMPRPLWWLILHGVILRIRPRRAARAYASVWTDAGSPLLAISRRQAVALQTALSEQLPGPVKVVLGMRYGTPSIATALEELRTAGVRRLLVLPLYPQYSATTGASTFDAVTAVLRGWRRLPELRLITRYHDHPAYLDAVADSVRVHRAEHPGPAKLLFSFHGLPRRYLQAGDPYHCECHATARLIAERLGLQQDDWQLAFQSRFGREEWLKPYTDHTLKAWGKAGVERVQVVCPGFSADCLETLEEIAEQNRDFFLHAGGKRFEYIPALNDSPAHIAALARIVREQVCGWPESGDWDQNADTQRREERLRRALALGAEY
- a CDS encoding DUF523 and DUF1722 domain-containing protein; this encodes MTAPSAPPIRIGISSCLLGEQVRYDGNHKHDHYLSGTFGQVFEFVPVCPEVGIGLGVPRPAIQLVGPPDAPRLVGVEVTDLDVTERMITYGQRMGHRLGDLSGYILKSRSPSCGMERVQLYASPDRKGGRGSRQGIGLYAREIMRAHPLLPVEEEGRLGDPLLRDNFLERVFTYHRWQRLNAQRLTPKALVGFHTRHKLALMAHGTEPYRALGRLIAEAGRRPLRPLADEYVSGLMQALRQRATVRRHTNVLMHIMGYLKRQLDREDKQELLELIEGYRQGRIPRIVPITLFKHHFRTHPNDYIAGQTYMNPDPLELQLRGFH
- a CDS encoding TIGR03790 family protein translates to MMIRSTLTWLIAMLIMATAVVHAEPHIILPKHRIEAHELAIIVNEADPLSRRIGAYYQQRRGIPEANLIRVRFDPHRKQMSPAEFAAIKQAVDAATPAQVQAYALTWVTPWRVGCMSITSAFTFGFDKAWCSSQRCAATRVSPYFDSGSAAPFDDLGIRPTIVLAAIDFAAARALIDRGISADGSRPDGTAYLLSTSDRARNVRHGIYAEIVRRFSPLLRIEVLEADTLRGRDDVLFYFTGLTQVENLDTLHFVPGAIADHLTSAGGVLIGGRQMSALRWLEAGATGSYGTVVEPCNLPGKFPNPGLVMQHYLRGATLIEAYWKSVQMPGEGLFIGEPLAAPFDFLEITRRDGALVVETWSLAPGLYRLEAAPTVVGPYRPVARVPIGFPVPPLRLPDSGSGVLRLVPTRPAD
- a CDS encoding cation:proton antiporter, giving the protein MFDAAWIGIAFLLGMGARLVGLPPLVGYLATGFVLFGLGMDAGGTLDHIAQIGITLLLFTIGLKLQLGTLLRPQVWAVTSIHMALISLLLPAILLGAGAAGLAFAAELQPTTALLLGFALSFSSTVFAVKVLEDKGELSSIYGSTAIGILIMQDIAAVIFLAASTGKIPNAWALLLLPGLVPLRWLLQRIMDRAGHGELLILFGLAVALGGAQLFDLAGIKGDLGALILGVLLASHRSAGELFKALVGLKDVFLVGFFLSIGLKGTPGMDALLVAVLLVVLLPLKSALYFWLLAKWRMRARTAFLASLNLSNYSEFGLIVAAIGAANGWLADQWLTTLAIALALSFVAASPLNTLAHHMYMRSRRWLVRFQHPQRLSEEEEIDPGDATVLIFGMGRVGTGAHDALSEQVGEKVVGIDHSPEIVARQRAAGRNVIQASATDPDFWARLKLDHGTIRLVMLALPQNQENVVGARQLKNFGYSGRIAAIAKYEDDSERLRAAGVDSVFNLYAEAGSGFAEDAYRGVQAARPESA